In the Treponema maltophilum ATCC 51939 genome, GCCGATGGCTCATCCGTCCCTCGTTTTAAACGGCGTGAACCCGAGCTGCGGGGACAACATTACGCTCAGCTTGCAGATCGGAGAAGACGGTACGATAACCGACGGCTCTTTTACGGGAAGTGGCTGCGCCATTTCCCAAGCGTCGGTAGACATGATGCTTGACCTTATCATCGGAAAAAACAAAACCGAAGCGCTCCGCCTCGCAAACATCTTTATGAACATGATAAAAGGCAATGCGGATGCAGCCGACATAGAACAGCTCGACGAAGCCGCCTCGCTCGAAGACGTTTCCAAAATGCCCGCACGCGTCAAATGCGCCGTACTCGGCTGGCGGACTATGATGGAAATGTTCGAAAAAAATGCCGCCGTCGGCAAGGGCAGCGCGACGCACTGCGATACCTGCACTCAAAACACAGTATGCAAAGCCAAGCAATAGGGTACTTGACGCTTTCGGCGTATTAGTGTACAGTGTTCTTCGTTCGTCAATGGCTTTGCCAACTTAGCTCAGCTGGTCCAGAGCACGTGATTTGTAATCTCGGGGTCCAGGGTTCGAATCCCTGAGTTGGCTTATGCTGAGCGGCGAAAAACGGGGAGGTTCCCGAGCGGTCAAAGGGGGCAGACTGTAAATCTGTTGGCTCCGCCTTCGAAGGTTCGAATCCTTCTCTCCCCAAAGGGCTATTTCATTGTAATCCGGTGAAATAGCCTTTTTTTATGGAGATTGCTCAAACATAGAGTTTGCTTAAACGCATGAACGATACGTTTTATTCGCAGGGTTTGCGCTTTTCCTGTGCGCGCTGTTCTCATTGCTGCCGCATCGAACCCGGCCTTGTATATCTTTCCCGAAGCGATTTGACAAATCTTTGCAAATGGTTTAATTTAAAAGAAGCGGAATTTATACGCCTTTACTGCCGTTTTGTGTACAATGCCGACGGAAAGCGCCTTCTTTCGCTGCGGGAAAAGGCGAATTACGACTGCATTTTATGGAAGGACGGATGCACGGCATACGGGGCAAGACCCGTGCAGTGTTCGACCTATCCGTTTTGGCCCTTTATACTGCAAAACCGGCAGGCGTGGGATGAAGAATCGTTGTCCTGTCCCGGCATAAACAAGGGCGAACTTCACGGCGCCGAAGAAATCGAAGGGGCACTGAAAGAATACCGCAGCAACAGTCCGCTGGAATATGAGGAAGTAAGCCGCATTTTGGAAGGAACGGAACTATGAAAATACGTTTTTGGGGCGTCAGAGGTTCTATCGCTACCCCCATATCCGCCGAGCAAATACAATCGAAAATAGTTGCCGTCGTTTCAAGAATTTCGGCGCGCGATTTGGAATCCGAAAATGCGCGGCAAAACTTTATCGCAAATCTTCCCGAATATTTATACGGCACTAT is a window encoding:
- the sufU gene encoding Fe-S cluster assembly sulfur transfer protein SufU, coding for METKELYREILNEHNLNPAHKKPMAHPSLVLNGVNPSCGDNITLSLQIGEDGTITDGSFTGSGCAISQASVDMMLDLIIGKNKTEALRLANIFMNMIKGNADAADIEQLDEAASLEDVSKMPARVKCAVLGWRTMMEMFEKNAAVGKGSATHCDTCTQNTVCKAKQ
- a CDS encoding YkgJ family cysteine cluster protein, with amino-acid sequence MNDTFYSQGLRFSCARCSHCCRIEPGLVYLSRSDLTNLCKWFNLKEAEFIRLYCRFVYNADGKRLLSLREKANYDCILWKDGCTAYGARPVQCSTYPFWPFILQNRQAWDEESLSCPGINKGELHGAEEIEGALKEYRSNSPLEYEEVSRILEGTEL